The Lolium rigidum isolate FL_2022 chromosome 2, APGP_CSIRO_Lrig_0.1, whole genome shotgun sequence genomic interval CCTCGCCCTGCACGACCAGTCCCTCCGCCGACTCCCACAGCAGCGTCTCCCCCCTCTTGTCGCCGCCGTCGAACGTCGCCTCCTTCCCGGAGAGCAGCTCCAGGAGGATGACGCCGAAGGCGAACACGTCGAGCTTGGGCGTGATGAGGCCGTGCTCCAGGTACTCCGGCGCGAGGTACCCCTGCGTGCCCACGACGTGGCGCGTGAGCTGCGCGCCGTCGGCGCCCTCGGGGACCGACCGCGCCAGCGCGAAGCTCGACACCTTGGCGCGGAGGCCGGCGTCGAGGAGCACGTTGCTGCTCTTGAGGTTCTTGTGCACGCACGGCGGGTTGGTGTAGTGGTGGAGGTAGTTGAGGCCGTCGGCGATGTCGAACGCCGCCTGCACGCGCTGCTTCCACACGAGCGTGGCTCCGCCGACGCCCGCGCCGTGGAGCCAGTCGCTGAGCGCGCCGTTCTCGGCGAACTCGAAGACGAGGTAGGTGTCGCCGCGGTGGACGCAGAGGCCCGAGAGGCGGACGAGGCTGGAGTGGTTCACGCGCTTCAGGATGCCCACCTCGCCGCTCACGTCGCCGGCCACCCGCTTCACGGCCGCCGCGTCGCCGTTGATCACCGCGCGGTACACGGACGAGTTGGCGATCCTCCGCTCCTCCGCGAACCCCGCCGTCGCCTTGTCGAGATCCGGGTACTTGtacagggtcatcgcctccgccgccgcgcgcgcgtcgccggacaccagcgccgaggaggacgaggaggaggtcgTCGCCGTGCCTGTGGTGTGCTTGCCGGACGCCAGCGGgtcgtaatcggaggaggagggcaCATCCATAGCCATGACCTTCCCCGGACGGCCGCCGTTTTCCCCATCGACGGACtgtgtgcggcggcggcggcggcgccggacaaAGAAGAAAATCAGGGCAAGAAGGACCGCCAACGCAAGGGCGCCGACGCCGACACCGACTCCGACGGCAACGCCGCTAGACGACCCGCCGGACGACGGCGGAGGCTGAGCCTGCGGgggcgacggcgcgggcggcggcgccggcgagacgAGCATGTCCGGCGTGGGCGCGTTCTTGAGCGGGATGAGCAGCGTGGTGAAGGGGAATATGCTGTCGGTTTCGGTGATGCTGTTGGCGTCGAGCACGGCCTGGGCGTCGACGCGGAagcggtcggcgatggcggcgacgctGTCGCCCCAGTCGACGAGGTAGGTGAGCAGGTGCCTGACCccggcggcggcctgcgccggCGAGGGGCAGGCGCAGCGGATCGGGACGGTGAGGTTGTTATCTTTGAGGAGGTGGCGGCTGTCGAGCGTGGGGTTCTGGGCCATGAGCGCCTGGCAGGTGGAGAGGCCCTGGTAGGTGATGTTGGCGATGATGAAGTAGGTCTCGTTGCTGGAGATGATGGTGTAGGAGGCGTTGTGCTGGTAGTACCCTCGCGGCGCGCAGCGGCAGGGCACCGGCGCGAGCACGAGCTGGGAGGCGGCGACGGGGGAGACGGTGGGCACGGCGTTGGCGTCGGCGACGGCGGACGGGGAGAGGTTGAGGAGGAAGGAGATGGAGACCGGCGACTGGTAGAAGGGCGGGGAGGAGCGGAAGACGAGGTAGGAGGcgcagggggcggcggcggcggccgtggcgtTGCAGGTGTAGCCGAGCACGGTGCTGTCGTTCCGGCCGTAGCAGTCGTCCTGCGCGTTGGCCTCGTACCCCTGCTGCGCCCGCGCGACGCGGCACCGCGGGGCCGCGACGGCGAGGAGCACGAGGAGCGCGAGCGCCGCCGTGCCGGAGGCCACCCCGCGCGGGCGTGGCGGAGCGTCGGCCATTGTCTGGGTTGCGGTGGAAGGGGACGGGACGGGAAGTGGCTGGCGTGTCCGGCCGGGTGTGTATG includes:
- the LOC124686677 gene encoding protein LYK5-like, translated to MADAPPRPRGVASGTAALALLVLLAVAAPRCRVARAQQGYEANAQDDCYGRNDSTVLGYTCNATAAAAAPCASYLVFRSSPPFYQSPVSISFLLNLSPSAVADANAVPTVSPVAASQLVLAPVPCRCAPRGYYQHNASYTIISSNETYFIIANITYQGLSTCQALMAQNPTLDSRHLLKDNNLTVPIRCACPSPAQAAAGVRHLLTYLVDWGDSVAAIADRFRVDAQAVLDANSITETDSIFPFTTLLIPLKNAPTPDMLVSPAPPPAPSPPQAQPPPSSGGSSSGVAVGVGVGVGALALAVLLALIFFFVRRRRRRRTQSVDGENGGRPGKVMAMDVPSSSDYDPLASGKHTTGTATTSSSSSSALVSGDARAAAEAMTLYKYPDLDKATAGFAEERRIANSSVYRAVINGDAAAVKRVAGDVSGEVGILKRVNHSSLVRLSGLCVHRGDTYLVFEFAENGALSDWLHGAGVGGATLVWKQRVQAAFDIADGLNYLHHYTNPPCVHKNLKSSNVLLDAGLRAKVSSFALARSVPEGADGAQLTRHVVGTQGYLAPEYLEHGLITPKLDVFAFGVILLELLSGKEATFDGGDKRGETLLWESAEGLVVQGEDARGKVREFMDPRLHGDYPLDLAVAVASLALRCVAREPRGRPSMDEVFVKLSAVYNSMLDWDPSDYGNSRSSIAGR